The sequence below is a genomic window from Humulus lupulus chromosome 3, drHumLupu1.1, whole genome shotgun sequence.
ATTGATTTGTAATAtagtcattattttttttaataaaagaatgatattttttatttcttttaaattaataaactatTTGTGAAGTTgtaaatatttagaaaaatattaatttacaaCCAAATTTATGTCAGAGAACAAGAGTAGTGAAAAAATACATAATAacgataataataaaaaaaacttaaattcaataagtaacacaatcaatttaatttttaaaccaagaaaaataaattattaattatgaattatttatttattatattattaacttttgtatgtgcaaaaattcaaaatttttttttttttaatcattgaTTTCTTAATTAGTTTTGTTATTTTGTCAAGGAGCAACAAGCATGAGAAAAAATAATATTGTTTTCACTAGTATTCTAATATAAATAAATACGAAATAATGAGCTTTCTTTGGATGTCTTTTCTTCCCCAACGTCTGCTCTTCCAGTTATACGCTATCTGCTTCACACTTCACTTAACTCTCAAAAACCCAACCAACCAACCAACTTCACTGAATAAAATCCTAATTTCCTTTGTTTTTCTCTTCTTTAAGATGACTCGGTTCTCCATTTAATCACGGCATGACATCAACTGTTCGTTAAAATGCCTCTGAGAGTTCGAGTCCTAGTCTCGGGAAGATGCACGTTGTTAACATCACTTTCTGGCCCAGGAATAAAGTCATTCATTTCCTGTACATTGATAATTTTAATAATGAAGACTTTTAGATATTCATATGCACTCACCAAATAGTCCTGATGAAGTTTCATAGTATATTATGCTAACCCAGTTGACAAATGACTCTCCTTGTCAAGTCATTGACGGTGTGTGAGTCCATTCAACACCTTCACTCCCCACTTTCAGTCTCTCTTCTTCGCGGCTTGTGCCATTCCCTCACATGTAAATTCAAGCTCCAGTCTTCATTGAGGGTCTTCTCTTCTTGCAACCATCACAAGGTATTAAATAGTTAACATTTTTCATTtattaccctttttttttttcattccttAAAACagctttttctttcccttttgatAATTTTGCAGTCTTTTACTGGCTACGTGATCAAGTTAAATTCAGCTGGTTTTAGTTGTGCTGCAACTTCCCATGTGGATGATGAAATCCCTCTTAACGGAAGTGAAGGTTCCAACTCAATGGGAGTTGATTTCCTGCGGTTGATGGAAGAACGTGGTATTCGTGCTAATTCTCAAACTTATCTATGGCTTTTAGAGGGGTGTCTAAATTCTGGGTCTTTGGTAGATGCTAGGAAGCTTCATTGCAGAATTTTAAAGTTGGGTTTTAATGAGGAACTTGTCATGTGTGATAGGCTTATGGAAACTTATATTTCTTGTGCCAATTTGGAAGGGGCAGTGAAAGTTCTTGATGAAATGTCTATTAGAAGCTTATCTTCCTGGAATAAGATAATTCAAGCTTTACTGGCAAAGAAATTGACTTCTCAAGTATTGGTTATGTATCATAAAATGGTAATGAATAATGTTGATCCCAATGAAGCCACGTTTGCTGGGATTTTAAAGGCCTGTGGCTTTGGTGATGTTGGTTTCCATTATGTTGAACAAATTCATGCGAGAATTATTTGTCATGGATTTGATACTGCTCCATTGGTATGCAATCTCTTGATCGATTTATATTCCAAAAGGGGATATGTAGATTCTGCTAGAAAGGTCTTTGATAAATTGCTTTTGAGGGATAGTGTTTCTTGGGTTGCAATTATTTCAGGTTTATCTCAGAATGGACGTGAAGAAGAAGCTGTTATGCTTTTCTGCGAAATGCACACATCAGGAATCTCTCCTACCCCATATGTTTTTTCGAGTGTTCTAAGTGCCTGTACCAAAGTAGAGTTGTTTGACATGGGAGAGCAAATTCATGGTCTTGTTTTCAAGGGAGGATTTTCTTCGGAAAGATATGTGTGCAATGCTCTTGTAACACTATATGCCCGCTTGGGAAACTTGATATCTTCAGAAAAAGTCTTTAGCGCAATGCAGAACAGAGATGGAGTTTCATATAACTCCCTTATCTCGGGTCTAGCTCAGTCTGGTTTTGGTGATAGAGCTTTAAAACTGTATGAGAAAATGCAACATGACCGTTTAAAACCAGATTGTGTCACAGTGGCAAGCCTTTTAAGTGCCTGTGCTTCTGTTGGAGCACTCGATAAAGGAAAACAACTCCATTCATATGCTATAAAAGCAGGAATGTCTTCAGATATTATCATTGAAGGTTCTCTGTTAGATCTATATGTTAAATGTTCTGATTTGCAAACTGCTTATGATTTTTTCATTACAACAGAGACAGAAAATGTGGTACTATGGAATGTGATGCTAGTTGCCTATGGACAGTTAGATGATCTAAGTCAATCATTTGAAATTTATAGGCAGATGCTGATAGAAGGTATTATTCCCAATGAATTCACTTATCCAAGTATTCTGAGAACTTGTACTGCTGTTGGGCAACTTGATCTAGGAGAGCAAATTCATACTCAAGTAATAAAAACTGGATTTCAGCTCAATGTCTATGCTTGTAGCGTACTTATTGACATGTATGCTAAAATTGGAAAGCTAGATACTGCCCTGGATATTCTAAGAAGACTTAAGGAGGAGGATGTTGTCTCATGGACTGCTATGATTGCAGGGTATACACAGCATGATATGTTTGCTGAAGCTCTTAAATTGTTTGTAGAAATGGAAAATCGAGGGATCAAACCTGACAACATAGGTTTTGCGAGTGCAATCACTGCAAGCGCTGGTATTAAGTCACTGGCTCAGGGAAAACAAATCCATGCTCAGTCTTGTATTTCTGGCTATTCAAACGATATTTCAATCCAAAACGCGCTTGTAAGTCTTTATGCAAGATGTGGTGGCATAGAGGAAGCTTACTTGGCATTTGAGAAAAATGATAGTAAAGATAATGTATCCTGGAATGCATTAATCTCAGGCTTTGCACAGAGCGGCTACTGTGAGGAAGCACTGCAGGTATTTTCTGAAATGAATAGAGCTGGAGTTAAGGCTAACTTGTTCACATTTGGTTCTACAGTGAGTGCGGCAGCTAATTTGGCAAATATAAAACAAGGAACCCAATTTCACGCAATGATCATTAAAACAGGATACAGTTCAGAAACCGAGGTTTCTAATGTTCTAATTACGTTACATGCAAAGTGTGGAAGAATTGATGATGCTCAGAGAGAATTTTCTGAAATGCAAGAAAAGAATGAAGTTTCATGGAATGCGATGATTACTGGCTATTCTCAACATGGACTTGGTATTGAAGCACTAAATCTTTTTGAGCAGATGAAACAACTTGGTCTGACTCCAAACCATGTCACCTTTGTTGGGGTTTTGTCAGCTTGTAGTCATGTAGGTTTGGTCAATGAGGGACTTGGCTACTTTGATTCCATGAGCAGAGAGTATGGTTTAATTCCTAATGCTGAGCATTATGTGTGTGTTGTGGATCTTTTTAGTCGAGCTGGTCGTTTGAGTGAAGCAAAAGAATTCATAGAGAGGATGCCTATAAAACCAGATGCAATAGTGTGGAGGACCCTATTAAGTTCTTGTACAGTTCACAAAAATGCAGAAATTGGAGAGTATGCTGCCCATCATCTTCTAGAGTTGGAACCCGAGGATTCAGCTACTTATGTTCTCCTATCAAATCTATATGCAATGGCAAAGAAATGGGATTTTAGGGATCAGACAAGGAAATTGATGAGAGAAAAGGGTGTGAAGAAAGAGCCTGGCCGTAGTTGGATTGAGATTAACAACTCATTTCATGCATTCTTTGTCGGTGACCGACTCCATCCACTTGCAGATAAGATATATGACTTCTTAGCACATTTGAATGAGCGTGCTGCTGAATTTGGTTATGTACAGGACTGCTATTACCTTTTAAATGAGGTAGAACAAGAGCAGAGGGACCCAACAACATATATTCATAGTGAGAAACTGGCAATATCTTTTGGACTCCTTAGCTCTACTAATAACCGTCCTATACACGTGATTAAGAATCTCCGTGTTTGTAATGATTGCCATAACTGGATTAAGTATGTATCGAGATTCTCAAATCGAGCTATCATAGTAAGGGATGCATATCGTTTTCACCATTTTGAAGGTGGTTTCTGTTCATGTAGAGATTACTGGTAAGTTGATTTCAGAAATAGGAGAATAGAAATATGGGGGCTTAGAGATGTACTCTAATTGGATGCTCTCTGCtcaatttttattaaagaaaagaCTTGTAAGTACTCAAACTGCTTTACTATTATTGTATTTTGCtattcatacacatatataacacCTATCTAATTTCTATCAGTAATTATATTCAAGAAGTGTTTTCCCCTCAAATTTTTATGCATTTCATTTGTACTTTGAATCAAAAGGTGTCAATTACCACTCTGCATGTTTTTCTCAGTTTCGGTTAGCTAGTTTCATAAATAATTCTGCATGTCCTCCATTAACACTAGCCTTTGGAAGGTTGTAATAATTCAGCTCATTGTGTAATCTTCAAGTTCAGCACACCATATCAACACTAAAAATTGGTGCTACCAAATTGAAGGAATGTCAAGGCTGGTCTTTGAAAGTGACTTGGAAATCACATGGACCTGTGCCTCTTTCTAAGGTGGGAAAAgctaaatccaatattttttctttctccttAATGTCATGTAAAGTTTCTCTATCCGATCTCCTTCTGTGTTCAGTTGCAAATTTTAACCTATTCAGCTATCAGGATATCTGTAGTGAAGACTTCTCCTGTATTTATTAGAGGTATTTCGGTTTGTAATGGCGAAAGCTTCTCTATCTGATCTCTCCTTAATGACATGTAACGTTTCTCTATCTGATCTCCTTCTGTGTTCAGTTGCAAATTTTAACCTATTCAGCTATCAGGATATCTGTAGTGAAGACTTCTCCTGTATTTATTAGAGTTATTTCGATTTGTAATGGCGAAAGCTTCTCTATCTGATCTCTCCTTAATGACATGAACGTTTCTCCATCTGATCTCCTTCTGTGTTCAGTTGCAAATTTTACCCTATTCAGCTATCAAGATATCTGTAGTGAAGACTTCTCCTGTATTTATTTGAGGTATTTCGGTTTGTAATGGCGAAAGCTTCTCCAAGACACCCCTGCTTTATTTCATGAGTAATTATACAAGACAAGCTTGCTTCAGGTATGCTGAACTGTGTTCTTTTACTTTTCTCTGAAAAGCAAGGGAAAATCTGTTTAAAGTATGTCGTTTGATCAGTATCAGGATCGACATGATCCGATTTTTCTTTTCTGAGAAGGCCATCTGGGGTCAACAGAAATGGCCACCATAGATGATGCCAAAACTATGAAGTAGCATCTTCTGGCAAACTCAGAAAATTTCCTTGGTGAAAATCTTCAAGAACAATGGTGATT
It includes:
- the LOC133824585 gene encoding pentatricopeptide repeat-containing protein At4g13650, with product MTLLVKSLTVCESIQHLHSPLSVSLLRGLCHSLTCKFKLQSSLRVFSSCNHHKSFTGYVIKLNSAGFSCAATSHVDDEIPLNGSEGSNSMGVDFLRLMEERGIRANSQTYLWLLEGCLNSGSLVDARKLHCRILKLGFNEELVMCDRLMETYISCANLEGAVKVLDEMSIRSLSSWNKIIQALLAKKLTSQVLVMYHKMVMNNVDPNEATFAGILKACGFGDVGFHYVEQIHARIICHGFDTAPLVCNLLIDLYSKRGYVDSARKVFDKLLLRDSVSWVAIISGLSQNGREEEAVMLFCEMHTSGISPTPYVFSSVLSACTKVELFDMGEQIHGLVFKGGFSSERYVCNALVTLYARLGNLISSEKVFSAMQNRDGVSYNSLISGLAQSGFGDRALKLYEKMQHDRLKPDCVTVASLLSACASVGALDKGKQLHSYAIKAGMSSDIIIEGSLLDLYVKCSDLQTAYDFFITTETENVVLWNVMLVAYGQLDDLSQSFEIYRQMLIEGIIPNEFTYPSILRTCTAVGQLDLGEQIHTQVIKTGFQLNVYACSVLIDMYAKIGKLDTALDILRRLKEEDVVSWTAMIAGYTQHDMFAEALKLFVEMENRGIKPDNIGFASAITASAGIKSLAQGKQIHAQSCISGYSNDISIQNALVSLYARCGGIEEAYLAFEKNDSKDNVSWNALISGFAQSGYCEEALQVFSEMNRAGVKANLFTFGSTVSAAANLANIKQGTQFHAMIIKTGYSSETEVSNVLITLHAKCGRIDDAQREFSEMQEKNEVSWNAMITGYSQHGLGIEALNLFEQMKQLGLTPNHVTFVGVLSACSHVGLVNEGLGYFDSMSREYGLIPNAEHYVCVVDLFSRAGRLSEAKEFIERMPIKPDAIVWRTLLSSCTVHKNAEIGEYAAHHLLELEPEDSATYVLLSNLYAMAKKWDFRDQTRKLMREKGVKKEPGRSWIEINNSFHAFFVGDRLHPLADKIYDFLAHLNERAAEFGYVQDCYYLLNEVEQEQRDPTTYIHSEKLAISFGLLSSTNNRPIHVIKNLRVCNDCHNWIKYVSRFSNRAIIVRDAYRFHHFEGGFCSCRDYW